The following coding sequences lie in one Panicum virgatum strain AP13 chromosome 6N, P.virgatum_v5, whole genome shotgun sequence genomic window:
- the LOC120677594 gene encoding lysine histidine transporter 2-like, which produces MEMQQLDDYSPDKLASLALAPSKGRTDSQEGSWSAPERPVENWRAINSRRNAKWWYAAFHNVTAMVGAGVLSLPFAMSELGWGIGITVLVLSWIITVYTLWQMVEMHEMVPGKRFDRYHELGQHAFGEKLGLWIVVPQQLVVEVGLNIVYMVTGGQSQQKFHDLVCHGRCNNIKLPYFIMIFASVQFVLSQLPNFHSISSISLIAAVMSVSYSTIAWVASANHHKTNSVEVDYSLRATTTPGKVFDFLGGLGDVAFTYAGHNVVLEIQATIPSTPEKPSKKPMWKGVVVAYIIIAACYFPVALAGYWAFGNQVDENILIALNKPKWLIAVANMMVVVHVVGSYQVYAMPVFDMIETVLVRKFWFTPNLRLRLISRTVYVAFTMFVAMTFPFFSELLSFFGGFAFAPTTYFLPCIMWLIICKTKRFSLSWFTNWTCIFIGVLLMILAPIGGLRQIILRVKSLKTYKFYHDYHGLSH; this is translated from the exons ATGGAGATGCAGCAGCTCGACGACTACTCTCCGGACAAG CTCGCCAGCCTTGCTCTTGCGCCCAGCAAAGGGCGTACGGACTCACAGGAAGGCAGCTGGAGCGCGCCGGAGAGGCCGGTCGAGAACTGGCGTGCGATCAACTCGAGGAGGAACGCCAAGTGGTGGTACGCCGCCTTCCACAATGTCACCGCCATGGTCGGCGCCGGCGTGCTTAGCCTTCCCTTCGCCATGTCCGAGCTCGGCTG GGGGATTGGCATCACGGTGCTGGTCCTGTCGTGGATCATCACGGTGTACACGCTGTGGCAGATGGTGGAGATGCACGAGATGGTGCCGGGCAAGCGGTTCGACCGGTACCACGAACTCGGGCAGCACGCGTTCGGCGAGAAGCTGGGCCTCTGGATCGTCgtgccgcagcagctggtggtGGAGGTCGGCCTGAACATCGTCTACATGGTGACCGGCGGCCAGTCCCAGCAGAAGTTCCACGACCTGGTCTGCCATGGCAGGTGCAACAACATCAAGCTCCCCTATTTCATCATGATCTTCGCCTCCGTCCAGTTCGTACTCTCCCAGCTCCCCAACTTCCACTCCATCTCCAGCATCTCCCTCATCGCAGCCGTGATGTCAGTCAG TTACTCGACGATCGCATGGGTCGCATCAGCAAATCATCACAAGACAAATTCAGTAGAGGTGGACTACAGCCTTCGTGCAACGACGACGCCCGGCAAGGTGTTCGACTTCTTGGGGGGACTAGGGGACGTGGCGTTCACATACGCCGGGCACAACGTGGTGCTGGAGATCCAGGCCACCATCCCGTCGACGCCGGAGAAGCCGTCGAAGAAGCCCATGTGGAAGGGCGTCGTCGTCGCCTACATCATCATCGCCGCGTGCTACTTCCCTGTTGCGCTCGCCGGCTACTGGGCCTTCGGCAACCAAGTCGATGAGAACATCCTCATCGCCCTAAACAAACCCAAGTGGCTCATCGCCGTCGCCAACATGATGGTCGTCGTTCATGTCGTTGGCAGCTACCAG GTCTATGCGATGCCGGTATTCGACATGATAGAGACGGTGCTAGTGAGGAAGTTTTGGTTCACTCCAAACCTGAGGCTCCGTCTGATTTCCCGGACTGTCTACGTTG CGTTCACAATGTTCGTAGCCATGACCTTCCCCTTCTTCAGTGAATTGCTCAGTTTCTTCGGTGGATTTGCCTTCGCACCGACAACTTACTTC CTTCCCTGCATCATGTGGCTCATAATCTGCAAGACGAAAAGATTCAGCCTCTCATGGTTCACCAACTGG ACGTGCATTTTTATTGGAGTGCTACTGATGATACTGGCACCCATTGGAGGGCTGCGGCAGATCATTTTGAGGGTCAAGAGTCTCAAGACATACAAGTTCTACCATGACTACCATGGTTTAAGCCATTAG
- the LOC120677595 gene encoding lysine histidine transporter 1-like, giving the protein MEIQLGDYSPDKFASLALAPKGRTDSQEGRWRAQEESIDDWLPINARRNAKWWYSAFHNVTAMVGAGVLSLPYAMSELGWEAGVTVLILSWIITLYTLWQMVEMHEMVPGRRFDRYHELGQYAFGEKLGLWIVVPQQLVVEVGLNIVYMVTGGQSLQKFHAVVCHDCKHIKLTYFIMIFASAHFVLSQLPNFHSISGVSLAAAVMSLCYSTIAWIASAAKGKSADVDYHLRATTMPGKAFGFFGALGDVAFAYAGHNVVLEIQATIPSTPDKPSKKPMWKGVVVAYVVVAACYFPASLVGYWAFGNEVHDNILISLEKPRWLIAIANMMVVVHLLGGYQIYAMPVFDMIETVLVRKFWFPPGLMLRLIARTSYVAFTMFVAITFPFFSELLSFFGGFAFAPTTYFLPCIMWLTIYKPKRFSLSWFTNWICIVLGVLLMVLSPIGGLRKIILKAKTYKFYQ; this is encoded by the exons ATGGAGATACAACTCGGGGACTATTCTCCGGACAAG TTTGCCAGCCTCGCTCTTGCGCCCAAAGGGCGCACGGACTCGCAGGAAGGCCGCTGGAGGGCGCAGGAGGAGTCGATCGACGACTGGCTGCCGATCAACGCCAGGAGGAACGCCAAGTGGTGGTACTCCGCCTTCCACAATGTCACCGCCATGGTCGGCGCCGGCGTGCTAAGCCTCCCCTACGCCATGTCCGAGCTCGGCTG GGAGGCCGGCGTCACGGTGCTGATCCTGTCATGGATCATCACGCTGTACACGCTGTGGCAGATGGTGGAGATGCACGAGATGGTGCCGGGCAGGCGGTTCGACCGGTACCACGAGCTCGGGCAGTACGCCTTCGGCGAGAAGCTGGGCCTCTGGATCGTCgtgccgcagcagctggtggtGGAGGTCGGCCTCAACATCGTCTACATGGTCACCGGCGGCCAGTCCCTGCAGAAGTTCCACGCCGTCGTCTGCCACGACTGCAAGCACATCAAGCTCACCTACTTCATCATGATCTTCGCCTCCGCCCACTTCGTGCTCTCCCAGCTCCCCAACTTCCACTCCATCTCCGGCGTCTCCCTCGCTGCCGCCGTCATGTCGCTCTG CTACTCGACGATCGCGTGGATCGCGTCCGCTGCCAAGGGGAAGTCGGCGGACGTGGACTACCACCTGCGGGCGACGACGATGCCGGGGAAGGCGTTCGGCTTCTTCGGGGCGCTCGGGGACGTGGCGTTCGCGTACGCGGGGCACAACGTGGTGCTGGAGATCCAGGCCACCATCCCGTCGACGCCGGACAAGCCGTCCAAGAAGCCCATGTGGAAGGGCGTCGTCGTCGCCTACGTCGTCGTCGCGGCGTGCTACTTCCCGGCCTCGCTCGTCGGGTACTGGGCGTTCGGCAACGAAGTCCATGACAACATCCTCATCTCCCTCGAGAAACCAAGGTGGCTCATCGCCATCGCCAACATGATGGTCGTCGTCCATCTCCTTGGTGGTTACCAG ATTTATGCGATGCCGGTGTTCGACATGATAGAGACAGTGCTGGTGAGGAAGTTTTGGTTCCCTCCAGGCCTGATGCTGCGTCTGATTGCCCGGACTTCCTACGTTG CGTTCACGATGTTTGTGGCCATCACCTTCCCCTTCTTCAGTGAATTGCTCAGTTTCTTCGGTGGATTCGCCTTCGCACCGACCACTTACTTC CTTCCCTGCATCATGTGGCTCACAATCTACAAGCCTAAAAGGTTCAGCCTCTCATGGTTCACCAACTGG